The Chrysemys picta bellii isolate R12L10 chromosome 5, ASM1138683v2, whole genome shotgun sequence DNA segment TCAATGGCATTTAGTGGCAGGGACCCCACCAGGCACGGGTAGCAGCCCGGGTTCATGGCGAAGAGTACAGACACTTATTTAAACTCGTTTTCCTACATGACACCTGGGCTTAGTTTCTCCCCCTATAATGGAGCTGGACGGATTGGCCCAGCTTGGCCCCGCGGTTTGTAATGAGAAGTATCCACCGGTTAAGACTCAGTGGCCCCTCTCGCCCTTTGTCTCTGCAACACGGACACCGGCTTCAGACCGAGTCTGCTGCCCACGCTCCCATGACACGGGACAACGGGCGTTAGAGCTGCACCCACGGGCCGCTGGCACAACACAAACAGACACACCCCCGGGCACGTACCTGTTCAGGATCTTGTTAATGACAATTTTGACCCAGCGCGCGGTGGGATCCAGACAGACTTTCTTGCCGTGTGTCGTGGTGGCTCTGCGGGGAGGCGGAGGGGAGAGCGGGGTGAGCGGGGGGttggcggggcggggagggggcgcaggctggggggggggcagcagggccccgACACTTACATGACTTCTGGCACCCCGCAGTGGGGCCCCTCGGGGATCAGCTCCACGTAGGCGATGCGCTTGGGGTGGATCACCGCCGTCTCGGTCTGCAGGCACTGGCACCGCAGCTCGCCGGCCATGGGGGCAcctgcccggggagggggagaaagactcAGCTCCTGCCGGCGGCCAGATACTCTGCAGGGGGGCGGCCGGGGGACACCGCTCGCCCCACACCCTGGGTCTGACCCATGCCCCCGGCCCGGGCCTTCCCCGCATCCGGCCGGCtctcggacacctgggtcccttcCATCCTTCCCGGGACTCCCCGCATCCGCCCGGCtctcggacacctgggtcccttcCATCCCCCGGCACTCCCCGCATCTGGCAGGCTCTCGGACACCTGGGTCCGATCCGTCCTTCCAAGCCCCAGTGGGAAGCGAGACTCCCCCAGCCCGGGTCCCGGGGCCACCCCGGCGCAGCGAGCCCCTTACCCCGGCACAGCGCGGcgcaggccagcagcagcagcagcagcagcagcagggggctgccGGGGGCGAAGCTCCGGGGGCGGCTCATGGTCCGGGCTGGCGGCGGAGGCTGgtgctggggatctgggctcgGCTCAGCTCTGAGCCTCCGCAGCGCCCCGCAGCCGCTTTTATCCCCGCGGGGACCCGGCCGGGACATTCCCGGGGCAGAGGGGGCGGAGCGGTCGGAGAAATCCGCTTCAGCCGGGCcccgcctgccccggccccgcgccaAGGGCTGGGCTCGGGGATCGGCCCGGGGGCCGGGATCCCCGCCCGCGAATCCCGCAGAAGAGCGGAGCCCGGGGGGCCCCACACGGGCTGAcacgccccccagcccccgcccattCCCTGCCGTGCCGTGGGGTGGGCCAGGGGCTTCTGCCCGCGAGAACTGGTGCTCGCTCGGGGGACGGGACAAGTTAAAGGTTTGGTTCCCCCCATCCCAACAGCCTGAGTCCTGCCCCCAGGCACACCTGCCGCCTTACCCTGGGGGCCCCTCCCGGGGGTTAGCTGCAAGTGGAGAGCTGGCGGCCAACCGCTGGAAGCTGCggggaggggccgctgctttagctccatggggagaggcagcggctgcccctgcagctcccagctgtttgcagcTGCCTCTTCCCAGAGCACAGCGCCCAGCTTgccggctccagcagctgccctgcagggcggGAGCCCGATGGCACCATGTGACCGAGcagggccagcaaaccctggcacaAGTCTAGGGGGGCATGTGCCCCCCATGTGCCGCCTCACCcctggcttctgccctgcagggaggggggtttgGGACTTCAAGGCAAGGCGCATCCCAAGACCCCGCTCGCTGCAggactgaagccccaagccctgaggcgcctcctgtggggctgaaggtctgagccccggcaggtgcgacctggctcttgaacttctgaagattgtcacaTGCAGCTGGAAGGGTCGGACAGTTTGGCCCCTGTCCTAGCCAGGGAATCGCcctgtgggagagggaggggacgGGAACTGGGCGCACCACCAACCTGGGGGGTCTGAAATATGCACAGTCCTGTGATTTCTaagcttggggtgggggaatgaaGACATAGTTCAGCCCAGAATCCTGCTGGAGTTTGTGTCCTTCAAACTCCTTCAGTTCCAAACCCTGAGCAAAGTGTCACTTCTctggtgggggtgaggagagctCTGGGGTCAGTCTGGAGAAGGATTTCCTTATACACACGTCATTTTACTGCCGGATTCATGTGTAATGACAACAACAGAGGCTGCCTTGCAGTGCGGAGAGGCAGACCCTGTACCCCTGTGTAACGAAGGCCGGGTCAGACCCGCATAGTGCACAGAGGGTTTGGCCTGTGTGCATCGGCTAAAGGTGATGACACCATGtatcaaattctgcccttggttaCAGTGAAGCCAGGCCGGGGGAACAGGTGTAGCGGGGGGCAGATTTGTCCCTCGTGTTTAATGTGCTGTCTCCATCCAACTCCCTCCTCAGGCTAGTTCCTGGGATCTTAACGCCTCTTGCTGCTCACTCAGTGGCATAGCTCTTTATTAGGCCTCTAATGCTCCCTCTTTAAACTAGTTCACTTATTGTAACACTCCACAGCAGAGCCGTAACTATTTTTGCGCCtaaggcaagaatataaaattgcggcCTCCTCCAGGgccggcaatttggcggcgggtccctcagtccctctcggagggaagggcctgcTGCCGAATTGAcgccgaagaatgaatgaaggggGAGTGGTAGAgcctgtgatttggggggggggggtctaactcatgatttttgactgcttgggctggtaatgttgcttccaagatggcCTTTgcttccagtccagttccaatcccGAGAGGGACTCGCAGGTtaggagaggagggaggtgctggatatgagcagtggccactagggatcGGCCTGTGTCCTGAcaatgctgggagttcaggttgcagggcaggatcaagggtggcaggtttgtagaaatttttgtggtgcccagaaccccacccccctcccctgcccaaggctctgggagggagtttgggtcagggaggaggtctggggtcaGGCCTTCGGCTGGGGCAGGGtattggggtgcaggttctgggagggagtttggggatgggagagatgcagagggatggggtgcaggggtgagggctgtgggttgtggctgcagatgaggggtttggagtgtgggaggagttCAGGGTAAaagtaggggtgagggctctgtctggggctgggaatgggaggtttggggcgtaggaggggctcagggctggggcagagggttgagggtgcggtggggggtgaaagctctggctgggggtgcaggctctggggtggggcagggctggggttgagtttggggtgcaggcaggctgccctggggctgggaccagagaggaggactccccccagccctttccctgccagcagcagcaagttcTGGGGGAGGAgtccccctttcctgccccccccccagcagcacactcacccccaccactgtcactgcatgtgctcctagggtagggttaccatacgtccggtttttccggacatgtccggcttttcggcaatcaaacccccgtccggggggaattgccaaaaagccgaacatgtccgggaaaaataccggccgggcacttcctctcccgcggctgctctgctcctccccggactcagacttcggctctgtttaagagccaagctgcccgagccagcgctaccggctttgggcagcccccgtgcctccggaccctgcgccgccggagcagagcagctggagccggggaggagaagtgcctggccggggggcgcagggtccggaggcataggggctgcccgaagcccgagtgctaccggcttcatggtttgccgggcagcctccagaccctgtgcccctggctgggcacttcccctcccgggctccagctgcgctggggaagcgccggccgggggcgcagggtctggaggctgcccagcaaaccgtaaagccggtagcgctcaggcagcccttttcgcgtggctgggagggaggagggggagttagagcagggactttggggaaggggcggggaaggggcggagttcaGGCGAGGGTGGGGGTCGGAAAGGGGctgggctagggcccgtggagtgtcctctttttttactttttaaatatggtaaccctaagcagcttttgttttttttctctccaccacttcccaccccccccttGTGTGCCTGAAGCACTGGTCGACAGCAGCATTCGCAAAATCAATCTGCACCATCTGCGCAGTATGGGCCCTGTATTTTAAGATGACTCTGCAGGTTATTTTACATCTGCAGGCTCACGCGCTCCATAATTGCAAAATTTTTACAGGAAAGGGGAAGCTAAGAATGTAAACATGACAGCGACATTCAGGAGGTCATGTATTTATTGGCACAGCAAGCACAGTGAGCTGTTAAATTAATCCAGGGGTCTTCCTCCTCATCTGATGAGGAGCTCATATTTCACTGTTCTCTATGGAAGCTAAAACTGCATATCTGGTTTATTGCAAATGACTGAAAGCACATAGTAGGAGGGGGAAAATCATTCATCCCAGGTCATTGACATAACCTtattattcatttaaattacactaATGCCTAAAATGTAATTTACCAATGAGTGAACTATCTAATCAGACAGCTATGGCAACCTTAAACGTTTCTTGCTCTGCAACATTATGGGCAAATTACAGAAACACCTGAAAATTACCACACATTCAAAATGGTGGGGAACATACACGCAAATAGCTGTGcattaacccccccacccccccaaatgaTGCTATTAAGCATCTTCCAAAGCTAGAGCAATTCTGAGAGTTGTGTGGGTCTTTCTGCCAACCCAGTTTCTGATATTTGGCAACGTGTGTCAAGTGTGTTCCTTTGGTAAcattttcaatttcattttctttatGCAGCAAATAGGCTGTGCGAACATCTTTTCTCCCATTGCAAAATAACAAATCAATAGCAGGTCTGTTCTGGGGCTCAATCCAGGTCCAATTAAAATTaacagcaaaactccctttgGTTTCAAGTAGGAGCAGACTGGGCCAGTGGGCAACATCCCggcttcattgaaatcagtggcaagacTCTCATAGACATCAATGGGGTCAGGGTTTCACCATTGACTTTAGTTGGTGCTTTAGGTGGACAAAGAATCAGAAACAATTGATGCTTAAATGGagcaggttttatttttattttacttttctgaAAGTTTTTGAATGATACGTGTTGGGCCTATTCTGGCCACAGTAATTACAGCGGGTAGAGCAGTGTAGCCCACTTTCTTATAAGTTTCTTGCAGAGGGGGAATTTTGGCATATAGAATGATTTATGCCCTGTAGCAGGAATAGAACTGTAAAGTCCTATAAGCAGCAGTTTATGTCCCATAGCAGGTCTAGTGATAAAAGTATGTCAGAAATTAATAATAGACATGCAAACCATACAACAGCAGTAACAAGTTCTTATATTCTCGTGTTTTGCTTCTCTGGGGAGTATAAGTATCTCTTTTAGGTACCTCCAACTGCACTGGTTTCACACAGAAATCTTCAGCAGTATTTTCTTAAGTACAATTAATTTTCTGCCACCTTGTCAAACATGTGCAGTAGTTTGTTAAAAGCTGAAATCATAGAAATCATCAAGCAAAACTATTTATTGTCCTGCTTTTGCATTTAGTAGTGATATATTTTGTGATAAAAGAATAGCTGAGAattctagtacacctctaccccgatatcatgcgacccgatacaacacgaatttggatataacgcggtaaagcagcgctcgggggtggGTCAGGGAGGGCCTgagcgctctggcggatcaaagcaaattcaatataacgcggtttcacctataacgtggcaagattttttggctcccgaggacagcgttatatcagggtataTATGAAAAAATGCTCTTTAAGTTTAAACAAAAACATAACCAAGCCACCTGTAGTGAAATCTAATTTTACTAGAATTATGAAACATTCTGTCACTTTTAAGAAAATAACCATGCTACTTCCAAATCTTGGACAATGGGATATTCCCTAGTGAGGCCAGAGTGCAGTATGGGACTTTGTCTTTTAATGGAATAACTGTAATTCCAGCAACAACTTTGTAAAGTCTCACGCAGCTGAACAGAAAGTTGGCAAGATTTATTTTGACACGTGTTACAGTCCTTGCTGAACTGTTGCTATCCCATGTGAGACAAAATATGCCAGTgcatttttttaaggaaaaatcaTCTTTACTATGTCAACTGGCACTTACTTACTAGAAGGTTCATCCTGAAAAAATTTTTGTCACTAATTTGCCTTTTGGTGAATTCCAATATGATTCAGCATTAGTTCATCAGAGCTTCTGATAAAgatacatttcttttttaaaggtgAAGTTGAGTTTCAGATGCCGTCCAGGAGTGAGGTAATCTTAACTCACGAAAGAGGCAGCAGCCACACATTGCATGAAGGAGCTAAAAGACACCCTTGGAATTGCTTAATTACATCTAGAAGGAAGACCTCCTTGATCAGCAAACATGACTTGTCAGCCAACATGTAACTTCAGCAATATTATTCAGGGAGTAGGAGCCTATTTCCTCAGTCACTTCCAGTTCACTTTCCTGTGTTGTAACTAATTAAACCCATTTGTCGTAATGCAAGGCAGAAGGACAATTATGACACATCAGAATGTCTTAATCCTGTGACCAAAGTGTCTGACTTGCCCAAGAATTGACCTGAACCCTGGCCTGAAAGTTAAATCTGCCCTGAACTAGTTTTGAGGCCTTGTAGGAACACCTACCACATACTGAATGACAGAGAAATTAGAGATGTACTGAGAGTGCAAAAATGGTGAATAAACATTTGCTTGAACTGAATTTCCTTCGGCCAGGCTTATGCCCATTCTGCGTTCGCTTTCCATGACTGTTGGAGCAATAAGATTGCAGATTTTACTGATGTGCAAGGAAGAAGAATGTGCGATGTGGGGATGTTTACACCAGTAGAGCTTGTGTAATCCACTAgggagtgtgtgttacaggtccccccccccccccttccggcCATGCCCCATCTACATAGGATAGGAGTCTGCTACAGGCCTAGCTAAGGGGCTGTAGCTTAAGCTGCTGTAGCTCATGGTTTTTAGCTCTGAAGATCCCAGGTCCAACACCGGTTTTGTCAGCCAAGCTGGTGGTTGTCACGTCAGAGCCAGGTTCTCTAGTGGAGGCAATAACAGACTCGCGTCCTCTCTGGATCAGGCACAGTGGGGATCTATAACAAACTCACCACATGGTAACACTGGCACATTAACGATGCAGTCAGGACTAGAAACAGGAATACTTTGAGAAAAGCTATGATGGTGAATCCCAGCCCTATTCCTTCACAGGTGTGGAGGCTTGCCAGGCAGAATTAGTGACGTCATTCTGCCATGTGATGAGGGAGCCTGGGTGTGAGGGGTCAAACCAGAGTATTCTCACCTGGGCCTGAGTTGCAGCGCAGGTGGTGGGAAGGCGTGGACAGGCAGGGTGATGGGCAGAGGCCAAGGAGCCGTTATTATATGGATCCTTCTTCCATCCCAGCAGAAGACAGTGCAAAGGACCTGTCGAGGATATTCCTGGCACTGGGTTTGAGTAGCACAGCTGGCCTGcgagaagaattcttccttcatAGCTGCACATCCACCCAGCTTCTCAACTCTGGCATCGGGGTCAAGATTTGGGCATCAGAGCTCAATGCCCTTCACATCGGGCCCACATCAGAATGGGGTCAAAATCAGGCCCAGTGGAAACCATTTTGAAATAGCAAGACAGGAAATGTCTGATGAGAAGCATCATCCTCTCTGTCCCCATGAACCAAAACCAGAGTGCATTGTCTACCAGGGTTTTGAAATGGTATTAGAAAAAAGCCTGGGATTACACTGCAGGCTTTAAAGGACCTGTTAGTGGAAGCAGAGGTCTGTGCGTAATGTTCTTTAATAAGGCTTGTGCTACGAAGGAGCTGACGCTGGAGATCGGAAGGTTTTCGGGcgctttgtttttttgttttttttttaagatctatTCACTACGTTTTGTCCAGTTTTGGCCAAAAGATGAATATGATTAGCACTTGTGAGGCGTTCAAAAGAAGTTGAAATGAATTGTTGCTGGCAAGGTCCTGGTATCTTCTCTCTGGCTAGTGAGGACAGGCATGTGCCATCCCTTGTATAGAAAAGTACGACGGTATTCTAGAGCGCGGTTCCAAAACCGCTCATCTGACAGTCGTGACAGTGGAGTGATGCAGTGTCTGGGGACAGGACTCCACAGCTCTGTTCTCTACGTTAAACCAGATGGCCTGGAGTCAGGAGACCAACAGCATCGCGCATAAGGTGATTTTGCTACCTGAGAGCAGAGCAAGGTGAGGAGCTCTTCCCCAGAGACTCATGAAATACCCTTGGTGGTGCTCCTCCTACATGGCAAGACAACCTACTTACCACAGACAGCCGTTTTGAGGAGGACGTGTGGCCCACGGACTGGTCAGAACAGGAGCAGGCCCTGTGCTTTGTGTCCTCCCACAAACGTACTGAACCAAGGAGAAGGCATCCCAGTTTCGGAGCGAGGTGGTGAACCAACCCAAAGCAACAAACATAATGTCCTTGTGGGAGAAACGCCGAAATGATTCCAGTGATGAGAAaaggaaaggaggggaaaaaggaGCTAATAATAGTAACTAGATCACTCCAAGTAAGTCAGATCATGGTGTGTAACCACAGAATCCAGAGCAGTTAGCCACCAAGAAAACCCCAATTATTTAACCACAGCTCGGAGAATAAAGGAAGCACATTaccctggagccagagccagcAATAGTCACTTCACGCAACTCTCCAGCTCGGCTAGCAGCCAAAAGGACGCTGAGTGCCTGAAGCCTGCCAGGGAGTTGTAGAAAGGCAGAGGTGAGGCAGCTTCTCCAAATGCAATGGgtgagggaatgggggtggggaagggaagccaAGCCAAGCACAGAAGTTGGGTTTGGATAAAGGGATGCATTCAAGGAATCTGTCCATGCCAAGAGAAAGGAGATCTCTCCACATCCCCTCCCTCATGTGTGTCTCCTTTGTCTTCCCACCCCATATCCAGCTTTCTAGCTTTAGCTCAGGTGGCTGAGCCCCCCGGTGCTCTGAAACTTGTATAAGCTCTTCTAGAGGGAACGTCTCCTGCCTGACCTGGAAGCTTGTTTGCTTCTGTCTCCCCCGCTTTCCCTGTTTTCTGTTcattcttccttttttcccctcctctgcttcccttgcCCTTGCTGTTCTGTCTCACACACATCATCCCTGCACTGCCTGTCTCTCTCCCATCCCCTTTGGTCTCCACACTCTCCATATCTGCTTCTCACCACCTTCTTTCCCATTCTCCCATCTATGATCATCCCTAGCTGGGTCCCGCTTCTCCTTCTCCCAGGCCCAGGTTTGTTCTCTTCTCCAATTCACTCTGCCATGGTTCTCCCAACCACTTCTCATTTGTGCTACGAACCTGCTCcctccacctccctgcccacaccccaaTTATGTGCTCTTTCCCCATCACACAAGAGCTCTACACATGTGTTTCCTTCCTGTTAACTGTGTCCTGCTTTTTGTGCTGCCTGAGAGCAGAACAAGGTGAGGAACTCTTCCCCGGAGCCTCATGAAATACCCTGGGTGGTGCTGCTCCTACATGGCAAGACAACCTACTTAACGCAGACAGGCTCTTCTTGTTACGCCTCCACTTCACAGCTGACTGTCTAGGCACCTCTGCACGCCCTAGCAAAGGCTCAGTCATGGGGacagaggggtggaaagaggagACAATCTTCACTATGAAGTGGGGAACAGGATCTGAGAGGGgccaacaactttttttttatgacgAACACCTACATTTATCTATTGTCTTTCCATTTTTCCCAGGAGGCAGCTACCCagtccttcccccagcttgcctTGAGCCTGCTGGAATCTGATCTTGTGGGTTTTCTACTCCAAAGGCATTTGTGTACATTTTCATTACACATccggggtgaaatcctgccctacTGAAGCAAATGGCAAAACTCTTGTTGACTTAGGGCCTGGATTCCAACCCATGAGGGCTCCATGGGGCCAGAAagtttgtctttttattttttattccctGTTTCTATGGCACCTACCAGAATGGGGCCCTTCACAGTGGTTTcgaggtgctactgcaataataataatgattaataattaataattaataagagTTTTCAGATAAGGAACCTTCAAATCATTTGAGACTCACTCATCCCAATGTAACCCAGGCTCACACTTCGGGTTAGGCATGGTCCACAAAATTAAATAGAAACCACAACTGAGTGGTCATCCGGAAAGAGTGAACTCCTTCCAGGGTGAGAGCTGCATGACACTAGAAAATTATCTGCACACCATCTAGATTCCAAAACTGGGATTAGCTCATGGCTAGACTCTTCCACTATATAATTAGAAGCCTCAATGTATGCATATGCTTGGTTACACAGCCAGGAGA contains these protein-coding regions:
- the LOC135983530 gene encoding growth-regulated alpha protein-like isoform X2 produces the protein MSRPGPRGDKSGCGALRRLRAEPSPDPQHQPPPPARTMSRPRSFAPGSPLLLLLLLLLACAALCRGAPMAGELRCQCLQTETAVIHPKRIAYVELIPEGPHCGVPEVIQSTKL
- the LOC135983530 gene encoding growth-regulated alpha protein-like isoform X1, whose translation is MSRPGPRGDKSGCGALRRLRAEPSPDPQHQPPPPARTMSRPRSFAPGSPLLLLLLLLLACAALCRGAPMAGELRCQCLQTETAVIHPKRIAYVELIPEGPHCGVPEVIATTTHGKKVCLDPTARWVKIVINKILNSQSTKL